Part of the Candidatus Neomarinimicrobiota bacterium genome is shown below.
CTGTTTGAATTCTGAGACAGCCTTGCCGCTCATTCCGTTCCACGCTGCGGGTGCGTCGGTGCCATCCGAAGCATAATAACTTTCCGGGGCGAAGAAGAATGTTGTCATATATCCCCAGTGATTCCTTGCATAAGGGTTCCACGTGTTATGAACGGCTGTGTTGGGATCGAGATAGGGTACCTCTACGTTGGCAAAGTCCATGGCAGGGAGAAGCTCAACCGCGTTGTAGCCCATCTCCTTGATATGGACAATGCCACCACGTTGCATGGGATCGACAAGGCCAAGGTATGTGCCGGGATTCCCGGCCCTTGAAGAAAAATGAGCGGTCATATCCCGCACGTGAAGTTCACAAATCATGGCGTCCCTCGGGTCGAGCTTAATCCAGGTATCCTCCTGCCAATCAAACCTGTTCTCGACCACCAGGGATTTTGCCACGTGTCGGTACGTGTTTTGGGTTACGGCAGTCTTTGAATAAGGGTCCGCAATAATGACGTCAGGATCAAAAGAGTGACTCGTGGAGGAAGGACCGTCTAGACGGTATCCGTAGAGTGATCCGTATCCTGCGCCGTCCACTTCGACTGTCCATCTCCCAGGGTCATCTTGAATCATGGGGTATTCCGTCCCCGATTCTGCCTCAGCAGAGTCGAAAATAACGACATACACACGCGTCGCCCTCGGAGCGAACAACTTGAACAGTGTCTTCTTATCCTGAACGAAGGCACCGTACGATAACATTTGTCTTCCTGAGCTAACGTTCGGGAGAAGGATAATGAAGAGGGTGAGTTAGAAGCTCCGTGATAATATCCTTATCAGTTCCGTCCCGCTTCCGATTCAGCACCCCTCCAGAGTCTCTCTGGCCAACTGGTCGATGACAGCCCGAAAGCTGCCCGATTCAGCATAGGACTTCAGCTGTCTGTCTGCGCTCGTACCTTCCTTGAGAATCGTCCTCACGTACTCAACTTCTTCACGCGTTCCCAGGGAATCGACCACGTCATCCAGAAGTTCCAGTAACTCTTCCATCAATGTCCGGAATGGAACCTCTCGCTCTTTGCCGAAATCGATGAGTTTTCCGTCAGTGCCATCCCTGATAGCGCGCCATTTGTTCTCGGCGATCAGGGAACTTCGGTATGATCGCCAGGTCTGATTCTTCTGGCGATATTGAATCAGTTTGGCCACCAGGGCCTGTACAAGAGCTGCTATGGCAATTACCTCGTCCACTTTTGTGGTACAGTCACAGATCCTGAACTCAAGAGTGGGGAACTTGGCGTGGGGCCGTATGTCCCACCAGATCTTCGTGGGCTCATCGATACAGCCGCAGTTGATGAGCGTATTAACGTATTGTTCGTAATCGAGTGCTGAATTGAATGTCTCCGGTATGCCTGTGCGAGGTAAGTCTTCGAACACAATGGATCGATAAGACTTGAATCCGGTGTTGTGCCCCCGCCAGAATGGCGAGGAAGTGGAGAGAGTGAGAATATGTGGCAGAAAGTATCTAATCTGGTTCATGATATCTATCTGGAGATCTTTGTTTGGGATTCCCACATGAATGTGCATGCCGAAGATTAAGAGACGTTTTGCCACGTACTGCATGGAGTCGTATAATCCCTTGTACCGTTCCAAATCCGTGACGATCTGATCCTGCCAGTGTGAGAACGGATGCGTTCCAGCGGCAATTATTTGACGACCGGATTTCTGTGCGATATCCGCCAACATGCTGCGTAATCTCCGGATTTCACTCTTGGCTTCAGCGATATTCTTGCACACTTTGCTGCCGATCTCAACCTGGGATTGCAGAAGCTCTGGTTTTACCTGGTCACGGAAGAGAACAGCACCTTTCTCAAGGAATTCAGTGACGAACGAAACGAGTTCACCGGTCTCAGGATCGATGATCTGATACTCTTCTTCGATGCCTATGGTTAAGTCTTCCAGATCCATGGTGCAGTTTTTCTATCACGTTCAATTTACGAATCACCGGACGCGGGGCAAGGAAAAAAGCGGGGAGGAGGTGACGGGCAGTAACAGCTAGACAGGTACTGTGACACCCTACCAAGAAAGGAAAACGGCCTTAAAATAAGCTGGCGATAAAGGGTTGGCAGAGCCGTGGATTATCTCAAGATCCTTCGGAGGATGCATGACTATCTGACCCCGATGACAATCGGGGGAGTTTCATGCATCCCCAGTGCGATAGTCAACTCCAGTCAGCTCATTTTTCAGCCAAGTTTCT
Proteins encoded:
- a CDS encoding alpha-amylase family glycosyl hydrolase, giving the protein MLSYGAFVQDKKTLFKLFAPRATRVYVVIFDSAEAESGTEYPMIQDDPGRWTVEVDGAGYGSLYGYRLDGPSSTSHSFDPDVIIADPYSKTAVTQNTYRHVAKSLVVENRFDWQEDTWIKLDPRDAMICELHVRDMTAHFSSRAGNPGTYLGLVDPMQRGGIVHIKEMGYNAVELLPAMDFANVEVPYLDPNTAVHNTWNPYARNHWGYMTTFFFAPESYYASDGTDAPAAWNGMSGKAVSEFKQMVKAFHESGIAVIMDVVYNHVSDYDYHPFKYVDRGLYFRLDEKGDYIAKSACGNDTRTESAAVRQLILESVNYWMTEYHIDGFRFDLANLIDKESCKIIISEARKINPSVMI
- a CDS encoding carboxylate-amine ligase produces the protein MDLEDLTIGIEEEYQIIDPETGELVSFVTEFLEKGAVLFRDQVKPELLQSQVEIGSKVCKNIAEAKSEIRRLRSMLADIAQKSGRQIIAAGTHPFSHWQDQIVTDLERYKGLYDSMQYVAKRLLIFGMHIHVGIPNKDLQIDIMNQIRYFLPHILTLSTSSPFWRGHNTGFKSYRSIVFEDLPRTGIPETFNSALDYEQYVNTLINCGCIDEPTKIWWDIRPHAKFPTLEFRICDCTTKVDEVIAIAALVQALVAKLIQYRQKNQTWRSYRSSLIAENKWRAIRDGTDGKLIDFGKEREVPFRTLMEELLELLDDVVDSLGTREEVEYVRTILKEGTSADRQLKSYAESGSFRAVIDQLARETLEGC